TCTGGCCGGCCAGGGATTTCACCTCGGACGCTACCACGGCAAAGCCGCGGCCGGCATCGCCGGCGCGGGCGGCCTCGATCGTGGCGTTGAGAGCAAGCAGATTGGTCTGCTCGGCGATGCTCTGGATCAGCGTGACGACGTCGCCGATCTTTTGCGCGCCCTCGGCGAGCGCACGCGCGGTGTCGCCGGTGCGGCGGGCATTGTCGACGGCGCGGGCCGCGATCTCGGTGCTCTGCGCGACCTGACGGCCGATCTCGGTGATCGAGGAGGTCAGCTCTTCGGTGGCGCTGGCGACCGTCTGCACGTTGGTCGAGGTCTGCTGCGACGCAGCGGCGACAACGGCGGCCTGGCTGTTGGTCTGGGCTGCGGTCGAGGTCATCGACTGCGCCGTGCTTTCCATGGTGGAGGAGGCACGCGAGAGGCCGCCGACGAGTTCGGTGACCTTGGCCTCGAAAGAGCGCGTGAGCTCGTCGAGCGCCTGCGCGCGGCGCATCTTGCCGTCGTTCTCGGCCTGCTTCTCGGCGGCGAGGCGGTCAGCGCGGATCATGTTGTCCTTGAAGACCTGGACGGCCGCCGCCATCGCCCCGATCTCGTCGGAGCGCGCGGCGCCGGGGATCTCTTCGGCAACCTCGCCGTCGGCCAGCCGCGACATCCGCGTCGTCAGATTGACGATCGGGGCGCAGACGCGGCGTCGGACCGTCACGATGAGGCCGGCGCTGGCGATCAGCACGGCGAGGAGGCCCACGAGGGCGATGGTGAAGCTGGTGCGCGCCGCGGAAGATGCGCCGGCGAGGATCTGCTCGGCGTTGTCGTAGAAGGCATCGCGGACCTCGATAATGGTGCTGAGGCCGCGCTGGGTGGCGGTGTAATAGGTGTCCACATCGTGTTCGTACTTGCCGGTAACCGCACCTTCCTTGGCCAGCTTGAGCTCGCGGCCGAACTCCTCGACATAGATCGTGTTGAACTTCTCCAGCGCCGCGGCGACGTTCGCCGGTGTAGCTGGATTGCCGCGCAATTCCAGCAGCGATATCACGATCTGGTCGTTGCGCCCTTGCGAGCGGCCGATGTCCGCCTTCTCGGCGTCGGTCGCCGGCTTCTTGCCGCCGACGAGGTTCTTGTGCAGGCTGGAATTGAAGCCGCCGACGTCGCGCAGCGTCATGGCGATGTTGGCGTAGCTGGCCTGCCGATAGGCGTCGCCGTTGAGGATCGCCATGCGGCGGACCTGCTCGTTGAGCAGCGCAGTCACGCCGCCGTTGAGCACGGCATTGTCGGCGACGATCTTCTTGGCTGCGTCCTTGCGCGCCTCGGCCGGGCCGGCCAGCGCCTTGTCGATGGCCTCACGCAGTGCCGTGAACTTCGCATTGATGCCGTCGATATTGCTGCCGATGGTGGCGCCGTCGTCGAACGGGCCGGGCAGCTCCTTGCGCAGCGCGTTCATCTTGTCGCGCGCCCCATCGGTCGACTTGCGCAACTTGTCCTGCTCGGCAAGCAGCGCGGGATCGATGGTCGCGGGCCCGTAGAGGATGTTGGTGGAATAGCCCCGTTCGGGGTTGAGATAGCGCGGGATGTCGCTGACGGCCCGGACGATCGCAAGCCGGCCCTGCGCCTCGGTGATCCGCTCCATGGTCTGGTATTTGGTCACGGCAACGTAGACGGCGAGGCCGCCGCCGACGGTCGACAACGAGACGATGGCGGTGGTCAGCAGCGTACCGATTTTCATGGGCATTCCGGCAATTGCACAGCGGGAGAAAGATATTCTCCGAAAAATAGGCGGGCCGTCTTAATCGCCGGTTTACGCTGGCGGCCGCCATGCTCGGCCCGCATGCGTCCATTCGTCCAATGCGCCCTTCCGATGGCAACGCTCTAGGCGTAGGTCGCGCTCACGGTTCCGAACGGGCCGAAATCGGCGACGTACGTCTCGCCCGCCTTCGGCCGCAGCATGCCGGTGAGTGTGCCGGTGCTGATGGTCTGTCCGGCCTTGAGACCAATTCTGCTTCGCGACAGCTCGTTGGCGAGCCAGGTTAGCGGCACCAGCGGATGATCGATCGCCTCCGCCGCGCTGCCGCGGCGCCTTTCCACGCCATTGCAATTGAGCACGACCCCCTGATTCGCGATGTCGCGGCTGCGCCAGTCGGCGATGGGCTCTCCGAGCACGATCGTTCCCGATCCCGCGCCGTCGGCCAGGATCGCCGGCATCGGTGGAAACGCCGCGTCATGGACGAAGCGGCATTCGGCGAGCTCGATGCCGGGATGCAGCGAGGCGACGGCATCGCCGATCTCTTCGACAGTGTAGGGCTTGGAGCGTGGCGGCAGGTCGGCGCCGAGGCGTGCCTGATACTCGACCTCCGGAATCGGGCTGCACTGCCTGGCATGCGCGACGCTCGCGGGCGAGGTCTTGATCAGCGGCGCGAACACCCGCCCATAGATCGGCGAGGAGGTGCGAAGCTGGCGCTGGAGCCCGGGCTTCATGCCGGCGATCTTCCAGCCGACGACGGCCCAGCCCAACTCCTCTTCCACCATCTGCGCGACGCGGTACGCCGTGTCGGGATCCGGCGGCACAAGATGCGCATCGAGGCCGCTTTGCTGCCGGCTCTCGCGTCGCAGGCTGGCGAGACGGCGTGCGAGCTCGCGTTCGCGGGACAGATCCATCGGTGCGTCTCCATTCTATCCGGCTGTGCGGGCGAGTGCGGTCGACAGCACTGTCTCCAGTTC
The genomic region above belongs to Bradyrhizobium arachidis and contains:
- a CDS encoding methyl-accepting chemotaxis protein, whose translation is MKIGTLLTTAIVSLSTVGGGLAVYVAVTKYQTMERITEAQGRLAIVRAVSDIPRYLNPERGYSTNILYGPATIDPALLAEQDKLRKSTDGARDKMNALRKELPGPFDDGATIGSNIDGINAKFTALREAIDKALAGPAEARKDAAKKIVADNAVLNGGVTALLNEQVRRMAILNGDAYRQASYANIAMTLRDVGGFNSSLHKNLVGGKKPATDAEKADIGRSQGRNDQIVISLLELRGNPATPANVAAALEKFNTIYVEEFGRELKLAKEGAVTGKYEHDVDTYYTATQRGLSTIIEVRDAFYDNAEQILAGASSAARTSFTIALVGLLAVLIASAGLIVTVRRRVCAPIVNLTTRMSRLADGEVAEEIPGAARSDEIGAMAAAVQVFKDNMIRADRLAAEKQAENDGKMRRAQALDELTRSFEAKVTELVGGLSRASSTMESTAQSMTSTAAQTNSQAAVVAAASQQTSTNVQTVASATEELTSSITEIGRQVAQSTEIAARAVDNARRTGDTARALAEGAQKIGDVVTLIQSIAEQTNLLALNATIEAARAGDAGRGFAVVASEVKSLAGQTAKATTEISEQITAIQAASDETVAAIRNVADVIAEIDQIGTAIAAAIEEQGSATKEIARSVQEAARGTQEVNTNISGVQRAADDTGAAASEVLGAAEQLSTQSRDLAGQFDRFLSEVRAA
- a CDS encoding 2-keto-4-pentenoate hydratase, encoding MDLSRERELARRLASLRRESRQQSGLDAHLVPPDPDTAYRVAQMVEEELGWAVVGWKIAGMKPGLQRQLRTSSPIYGRVFAPLIKTSPASVAHARQCSPIPEVEYQARLGADLPPRSKPYTVEEIGDAVASLHPGIELAECRFVHDAAFPPMPAILADGAGSGTIVLGEPIADWRSRDIANQGVVLNCNGVERRRGSAAEAIDHPLVPLTWLANELSRSRIGLKAGQTISTGTLTGMLRPKAGETYVADFGPFGTVSATYA